A genomic window from Purpureocillium takamizusanense chromosome 2, complete sequence includes:
- a CDS encoding uncharacterized protein (COG:E~EggNog:ENOG503NVKE) — translation MKTPLASLLWRSLRVYQVFGANTDVGKTVFTTLLGRTARRRWNDERVTFLKPVSTGSADEADDNHIRRFADGVAHKTLFQYDIPVSPHTAALASGQPIPSDDALLAKCRDFAAECAAQGKGWLFLETAGGVHSPGPSGSTQADIYIPLRAPTVLIGDSRLGGISQTISAFESLRMRGYDVESIMLFQDATYENYQYLTEYFTKRHGVPVTSMLEPPRRVEDAKEDAEAMSEYYARKDCESVISGVLEHLDRRHVERIASIESLATKAHQHIWYPFTQQSLVGAKDIMTIDSAHGDYFQTLVPEKKGAQDHQPVLRSSFDGSASWWTQGLGHSNPQLTLAAAYAAGRYGHVMFASAVHQPAMALAELLLDGMGNPRMNRVFFSDNGSTGTEVAVKMGLRAARVRYGWGTEQKLGVLGLKGGYHGDTIGAMDMSEPCAFNEKVEWYEGKGFWFDYPTVLCADGKWSVTVNDALSKDIGHGQSYASLSDVFDVEGRERRGEHHRYEEYITKTLEALHQRGQKFGSLIMEPIVLGAGGMELVDPLFQRALVNVIRRSAHLFGTSNDAAAPKDDKDWSGLPIIFDEVFTGLYRLGRFTSSSFLGVHPDISVHAKLLTGGLVPLCTTLASEHIFDVFSSTDKTDALLHGHSYTAHPIGCQVALESVKEMQAMEQRGDWDWAKNQGWSSSPTATPSEGSATCTDRVWSSWPRRFIEDLSRNTKRVSGVWALGNVLSIHLRDAAGTGYSSNAALGLREALANGKESSEGGPWNVHSRVLGNVLYVMTGQKTSEKSVRQISELLKQSLA, via the exons aTGAAGACGCCTCTTGCCTCGTTGCTCTGGCGCTCGCTCCGCGTGTACCAGGTCTTTGGGGCGAACACGGATGTCGGAAAGACTGTCTTCACCACGCTGCTCGGCAGGACGGCCCGGCGTCGTTGGAATGATGAGCGCGTGACGTTTCTCAAGCCGGTGTCGACGGGGTCGGCGGATGAAGCCGATGATAA TCATATCAGGCGCTTCGCGGACGGTGTTGCGCATAAGACGCTCTTCCAATACGACATTCCCGTGAGCCCTCATACGGCAGCTCTCGCATCAGGGCAG CCCATTCCctccgacgacgcgctcctcgcgaAATGCCGCGATTTCGCCGCCGAGTGCGCAGCGCAGGGCAAAGGCTGGCTCTTTCTAGAGACCGCGGGGGGCGTCCATTCGCCTGGTCCGTCAGGAAGCACGCAGGCCGACATCTATATTCCCCTGCGCGCTCCGACCGTGCTCATAGGTGACTCCCGCCTCGGTGGCATCTCGCAGACCATTTCGGCGTTTGAGTCGCTTCGTATGCGCGGTTACGATGTCGAGTCTATCATGCTCTTCCAGGACGCCACGTATGAAAACTACCAGTACCTAACGGAATACTTCACCAAGCGGCATGGCGTCCCCGTGACGAGTATGCTcgagccgcctcggcgggTCGAGGATGCCAAGGAGGATGCGGAAGCCATGTCAGAATACTATGCCCGCAAGGACTGCGAGAGTGTAATCtccggcgtcctcgagcacctcgaccgccgccatgtcgagcgcatcgcctcCATCGAATCGCTAGCCACCAAGGCGCATCAGCATATCTGGTATCCCTTCACGCAGCAGAGCCTGGTTGGCGCCAAGGACATCATGACCATCGACTCTGCTCACGGCGATTACTTCCAAACCCTGGTGCCCGAGAAGAAAGGCGCCCAGGATCATCAGCCCGTGCTTCGTTCCTCGTTTGACGGGTCCGCCTCTTGGTGGACGCAAGGCCTCGGCCACTCGAACCCGCAGCtgaccctcgccgccgcctacgcGGCTGGCCGCTACGGGCACGTCATGTTCGCCAGTGCCGTGCACCAGCCGGCTATGGCGCTCGCGGAGCTTCTCCTAGATGGCATGGGCAATCCGCGCATGAAccgcgtcttcttctccgacAACGGCAGCACGGGCACCGAGGTCGCCGTCAAGATGGGTctgcgcgcggcgcgtgTCCGGTACGGCTGGGGCACCGAGCAGAAGCTCGGCGTCCTGGGACTCAAGGGCGGATACCACGGTGATACGatcggcgccatggacatGTCCGAGCCCTGTGCGTTCAACGAAAAGGTCGAGTGGTACGAGGGCAAGGGCTTCTGGTTCGACTATCCCACCGTCCTCTGCGCAGATGGCAAATGGTCCGTCACCGTCAACGACGCCCTGTCAAAGGACATTGGGCACGGTCAGTCGTACGCGTCTTTGAGCGACGTCTTCGATGTTGAGGGCAGGGAAAGGCGCGGCGAACATCACCGATATGAAGAATACATTACCAAAACGCTAGAAGCACTCCACCAGCGGGGACAAAAGTTTGGCTCCCTTATCATGGAACCCATCGTCCTCGGTGCGGGCGGCATGGAGCTGGT TGACCCCCTGTTCCAGCGCGCTCTCGTCAACGTCATCCGCCGCTCGGCGCACCTCTTCGGCACATCaaacgatgccgccgcgcccaaggacgacaaggactGGAGTGGATTGCCAATCATCTTTGACGAAGTCTTTACCGGCCTGTACCGGCTTGGTCGCttcacgtcgtcgtcgttcctCGGTGTCCATCCAGATATTTCGGTTCATGCGAAGCTGCTGACTGGCGGTCTGGTGCCGCTTTGCACCACCTTGGCCTCGGAGCACATCTTTGATGTGTTCAGCAGCACCGACAAGACCGACGCGCTGCTTCACGGCCACAGCTACACTGCCCACCCCATAGGCTGCCAGGTTGCTCTGGAATCGGTAAAGGAGATGCAGGCAATGGAACAGCGTGGAGACTGGGACTGGGCCAAGAACCAGGGATGGTCAAGCTCTCCTACTGCCACTCCCTCGGAGGGCAGCGCTACGTGTACCGACCGCGTCtggtcgtcatggccgcgtcgctTCATCGAGGATCTCTCGCGCAACACGAAGCGCGTGTCTGGCGTTTGGGCGCTGGGCAACGTCCTGTCTATCCATCttcgcgacgccgccggcactgGGTACAGCAGCAATGCGGCGCTAGGCTTGCGTGAAGCTCTCGCCAATGGAAAAGAGTCGAGTGAGGGGGGCCCATGGAACGTGCATTCCAGGGTCCTCGGCAACGTCTTGTATGTAATGACGGGCCAGAAGACATCGGAGAAGAGTGTCCGGCAGATTTCGGAACTGCTGAAGCAGAGCCTAGCTTAG
- a CDS encoding uncharacterized protein (COG:E~EggNog:ENOG503NVKE) — MRGYDVESIMLFQDATYENYQYLTEYFTKRHGVPVTSMLEPPRRVEDAKEDAEAMSEYYARKDCESVISGVLEHLDRRHVERIASIESLATKAHQHIWYPFTQQSLVGAKDIMTIDSAHGDYFQTLVPEKKGAQDHQPVLRSSFDGSASWWTQGLGHSNPQLTLAAAYAAGRYGHVMFASAVHQPAMALAELLLDGMGNPRMNRVFFSDNGSTGTEVAVKMGLRAARVRYGWGTEQKLGVLGLKGGYHGDTIGAMDMSEPCAFNEKVEWYEGKGFWFDYPTVLCADGKWSVTVNDALSKDIGHGQSYASLSDVFDVEGRERRGEHHRYEEYITKTLEALHQRGQKFGSLIMEPIVLGAGGMELVDPLFQRALVNVIRRSAHLFGTSNDAAAPKDDKDWSGLPIIFDEVFTGLYRLGRFTSSSFLGVHPDISVHAKLLTGGLVPLCTTLASEHIFDVFSSTDKTDALLHGHSYTAHPIGCQVALESVKEMQAMEQRGDWDWAKNQGWSSSPTATPSEGSATCTDRVWSSWPRRFIEDLSRNTKRVSGVWALGNVLSIHLRDAAGTGYSSNAALGLREALANGKESSEGGPWNVHSRVLGNVLYVMTGQKTSEKSVRQISELLKQSLA; from the exons ATGCGCGGTTACGATGTCGAGTCTATCATGCTCTTCCAGGACGCCACGTATGAAAACTACCAGTACCTAACGGAATACTTCACCAAGCGGCATGGCGTCCCCGTGACGAGTATGCTcgagccgcctcggcgggTCGAGGATGCCAAGGAGGATGCGGAAGCCATGTCAGAATACTATGCCCGCAAGGACTGCGAGAGTGTAATCtccggcgtcctcgagcacctcgaccgccgccatgtcgagcgcatcgcctcCATCGAATCGCTAGCCACCAAGGCGCATCAGCATATCTGGTATCCCTTCACGCAGCAGAGCCTGGTTGGCGCCAAGGACATCATGACCATCGACTCTGCTCACGGCGATTACTTCCAAACCCTGGTGCCCGAGAAGAAAGGCGCCCAGGATCATCAGCCCGTGCTTCGTTCCTCGTTTGACGGGTCCGCCTCTTGGTGGACGCAAGGCCTCGGCCACTCGAACCCGCAGCtgaccctcgccgccgcctacgcGGCTGGCCGCTACGGGCACGTCATGTTCGCCAGTGCCGTGCACCAGCCGGCTATGGCGCTCGCGGAGCTTCTCCTAGATGGCATGGGCAATCCGCGCATGAAccgcgtcttcttctccgacAACGGCAGCACGGGCACCGAGGTCGCCGTCAAGATGGGTctgcgcgcggcgcgtgTCCGGTACGGCTGGGGCACCGAGCAGAAGCTCGGCGTCCTGGGACTCAAGGGCGGATACCACGGTGATACGatcggcgccatggacatGTCCGAGCCCTGTGCGTTCAACGAAAAGGTCGAGTGGTACGAGGGCAAGGGCTTCTGGTTCGACTATCCCACCGTCCTCTGCGCAGATGGCAAATGGTCCGTCACCGTCAACGACGCCCTGTCAAAGGACATTGGGCACGGTCAGTCGTACGCGTCTTTGAGCGACGTCTTCGATGTTGAGGGCAGGGAAAGGCGCGGCGAACATCACCGATATGAAGAATACATTACCAAAACGCTAGAAGCACTCCACCAGCGGGGACAAAAGTTTGGCTCCCTTATCATGGAACCCATCGTCCTCGGTGCGGGCGGCATGGAGCTGGT TGACCCCCTGTTCCAGCGCGCTCTCGTCAACGTCATCCGCCGCTCGGCGCACCTCTTCGGCACATCaaacgatgccgccgcgcccaaggacgacaaggactGGAGTGGATTGCCAATCATCTTTGACGAAGTCTTTACCGGCCTGTACCGGCTTGGTCGCttcacgtcgtcgtcgttcctCGGTGTCCATCCAGATATTTCGGTTCATGCGAAGCTGCTGACTGGCGGTCTGGTGCCGCTTTGCACCACCTTGGCCTCGGAGCACATCTTTGATGTGTTCAGCAGCACCGACAAGACCGACGCGCTGCTTCACGGCCACAGCTACACTGCCCACCCCATAGGCTGCCAGGTTGCTCTGGAATCGGTAAAGGAGATGCAGGCAATGGAACAGCGTGGAGACTGGGACTGGGCCAAGAACCAGGGATGGTCAAGCTCTCCTACTGCCACTCCCTCGGAGGGCAGCGCTACGTGTACCGACCGCGTCtggtcgtcatggccgcgtcgctTCATCGAGGATCTCTCGCGCAACACGAAGCGCGTGTCTGGCGTTTGGGCGCTGGGCAACGTCCTGTCTATCCATCttcgcgacgccgccggcactgGGTACAGCAGCAATGCGGCGCTAGGCTTGCGTGAAGCTCTCGCCAATGGAAAAGAGTCGAGTGAGGGGGGCCCATGGAACGTGCATTCCAGGGTCCTCGGCAACGTCTTGTATGTAATGACGGGCCAGAAGACATCGGAGAAGAGTGTCCGGCAGATTTCGGAACTGCTGAAGCAGAGCCTAGCTTAG